The Arachis hypogaea cultivar Tifrunner chromosome 14, arahy.Tifrunner.gnm2.J5K5, whole genome shotgun sequence genome has a segment encoding these proteins:
- the LOC140178583 gene encoding uncharacterized protein produces the protein MGLELLLERGVKNVEIFRDSQLVVRQVSLEYRCVSENLRKYFNVATKLLSEFDNVIVRQVPRELNQEANELAQIALRYKIKFSTLEKLVRINDIFMPLREREVLLLEKLDPKDWRVPIVKYLKNPSFSVDRKLKYKAQSYVLMNNALFKKSVDGNFLTCLGDKEAYLALAEVHERICGAHQAGEK, from the coding sequence ATGGGCCTGGAATTATTATTAGAAAGAGGAGTAAAAAATGTGGAAATTTTTAGAGATTCACAGCTTGTAGTCCGTCAAGTATCACTTGAGTATAGGTGTGTTAGTGAAAATTTAAGAAAGTATTTCAATGTGGCTACAAAGCTGTTGAGCGAGTTTGACAATGTCATTGTAAGGCAGGTTCCAAGGGAGTTAAATCAAGAAGCAAATGAATTAGCTCAAATTGCTTTAAGATATAAGATCAAGTTCTCAAcactagaaaaattggtaaggatAAATGACATATTTATGCCTTTGAGAGAAAGAGAAGTGTTGTTATTAGAAAAACTAGACCCAAAAGATTGGAGAGTACCAATtgtgaaatatttaaaaaatccaaGTTTTAGTGTCGATAGAAAACTTAAATACAAGGCTCAAAGTTATGTTCTAATGAATAATGCCTTGTTTAAGAAATCTGTTGATGGAAATTTTTTAACATGTTTGGGAGACAAAGAAGCGTATTTGGCTCTCGCTGAAGTGCACGAGAGAATCTGTGGTGCCCATCAGGCAGGAGAAAAATGA
- the LOC112742558 gene encoding uncharacterized protein, with amino-acid sequence MLPIDINLQSIRVARQDEIPVVDYWNSLYDELNELDDERLRALERVIRRKDVMSKSYNRRVKAKTFAVGDLVWKTILPMEEKSKTYGKWSPTWEGPYVIDKIYSGNAYKIIEVGLGRRITSINAKYLKIYRPGIHEITFHMFKNTKISS; translated from the coding sequence ATGTTGCCAATTGATATTAATTTGCAAAGTATAAGGGTGGCTAGACAAGATGAGATACCAGTAGTAGATTATTGGAATTCTTTATATGATGAGCTCAATGAACTAGATGACGAAAGGTTGAGAGCTTTAGAGCGGGTGATTCGACGAAAAGATGTTATGTCAAAATCATACAACCGCCGTGTTAAAGCAAAGACATTTGCGGTTGGAGATTTAGTGTGGAAAACAATTTTGCCTATGGAAGAAAAGTCAAAAACTTATGGTAAGTGGTCTCCAACTTGGGAAGGACCTTATGTGATTGACAAGATTTATTCCGGAAATGCCTATAAGATTATTGAAGTCGGATTAGGAAGAAGAATTACTTCAATAAATGCcaagtatttaaaaatatataggcCAGGTATTCATGAGATAACATTCCACATGTTTAAGAATACAAAAATATCCAGTTGA